The Terriglobia bacterium sequence CAGTTCTTCCATCTGCACGTTCTGAAAGAATGCGCAGTGCGGCCCAGATTAGCGTTCTACAGGTGCCGCTACCCTGACGCTCCAAAGTCGTATAGAACCCACCTACCGGGCCCATCTTAAGGAGTGGATCAGGCTTGTATATATTTAGGGCCTTATCGATGTCATCTTCAGGTCTTGCATCAAAGAGGACCGAATACCCCTTAAACACTTGGCCTATCATTTCTGCTAGGCTTTGTTGCACATCAGCAACTGCCTTGGTGGCCTCGTCAGCAATTGCTAAACGTAATTGTTTTATTGAATCCAGAAGCTGCTCATAATCCGTTGGCCCCGTTTCCCCATTCTCATCCGCCTTTTTCTTGCTTAACTCCTTGACTCGCTCTTTGATCGCCTTACTTAGCAGATCAACTACTTCTGTCGCCTGTTCTTCGGGCTTCCGAAATGCGCTCACATAGTGAGCCTGAGGGCGATAAGCCTGAGCGACGTTTGGCGCACCCCAAGGACCTTCGCTTGTGTGCCAATTGTTTTCAGCCACATCCCATCCAACTTTTTTTGGCGTACCCGCCTTGTTCCAAGTCCACATTTCTCGGACGAACATCTCGTTACTCCCAGGGTCCGTTCTCACCCACCTTGCACCCGGTGCAGTCTTTTCGAATACAACCGTCTCGAGCTCAATCGTGGGTGGACTGTTGGCCTCGATCTTGCCGTTAGGAAAGTCGTCTGTAGTCAGCTCGCCCTTCTCTGAGCCATGCTCCATCACGACCTCGTAGGCTCGGAGAATCGACGTCTTCCCAGCATTGTTCGGTCCGACGAGGACCACAATGTCGTCCAGTTCGATCTCAACTGGAGAAGGCCCAATGCAACGAAAGTTCCTGACCTTCAGTTTGTTTAGCCGAGGCCTTGGAATTTGCACGGCCTGCGCATTTGCGGGTTTCTGGTCGTCCTGACTCTTCTTTCTCACCATTTGAGTTTCCCTAATTGGATCGGTCCCCACCGGCCCGACGGTATCAACTGACAACTAAGCCAATAAAGCGTATTCAATACCTGATTCAGAAAATGAAACCCCCACCTAGCCCTTATTTGGAAAAACCTGTTTACATTTACTCGTGGATTATGCTATAAAGATGTCGCTCATTCACCACGTGTGAAAAGAGCTTTCGAGGCCGTTCCGCAAGGGGCGGCCTCAGCCGTTTTGACCCGATTTGTACTTCTCCCAATCCCGAGCAAACTCCTTTTTTTTATGTTCCTTCAACAGGAACGCTGTCTTGAGGAGATAGTAATCGTTTCTTCTCCACAGAATCACGGCATAATCCTCCTCGTCAAGCCAAAGCACGTAGGATCTTTCACGGTTCCGAGGCGCTTGTTCGAAGACTCGGATTCTTGGTTCGTTTTCACTATTTTGGATTACCCAACTGATCCAGCGGACTCGGCGACAGCGCTGAAGATCAATATGCCGGTCATCCTCAATCTTCCCCTCTTGCATCATGTGCCAGAAAGCGAAATGTTTGCCAAAAGTCATGGGTCGAAATTGACATCTCACCGGGAGTCCCCGAAATCTCAGATTTCCAAATGCAACGGTGTCCAGGTAAGTGCGGTACAACTCCTCAAGACACACCCGCCACTTCTCAGTGAAATCCTCCCCGGCGAAATCTTCCACCTCGATGAATGGTGGCAGGTCGCTCAACCAATCACCTCGTCCGGCTGCCACCTGAAAATGTTCGCCTTCGATTCAGTGAGGAGCGTGGAGCGTGTGAGCGAATAGCCGGAGCGCTTACGCATCCGCTGAACCAAGGCCAGCTTCGCACTGTTTCCTTTCAGCTCACGGACAGCATAGCCGACAATCCCGGACAAGAAATCACAAAGCTGGACTTGTTCCACTTCGTGAGAAGCAACAATCTGGACGCGTTCGATAATTTCAAGATCGAAGTCATACACGTTGTGACAGAGCACTTCGTGCAGCTTTTCAACTTTCTGACCACCCCGAGTATCCTTCTGGTCCAGATAAATTCTATATCGCCCTTCGGGACTGAACAGAACCTGGAGGAGTACAAAATACATCTTGTAGTACCAAGTGTCGTGATCTTGTCCGAACGCTTCGTGTCGAAGTCTCGTCTTATCTGCCACGAGTGCTCGAAAGTGCAAGTCAGGGTTTTCAAAGAAATAGTCCAAAACCTCTTGGTAATAGTTCTCTTTCCCTTTTGAAACTTTCCCCCATTTTAACTCGAAGGTTGGACTCAGGTTATGTCGCATCTTGATTTCGTGAAGCCGCGTCGCGATCTCGCGGGTCTTCACTTGGGGAGACCACACGGCCCCCAGGATCATAATCGGTTGCCGGTCATGTTCCAGGTGACAACTCTCATCACAGTAGATGTTGAATATTTGGCTCATATTCGAGCGTCCATCAAGTGCTTCTTCACTTCGTCTTGGCTCCAGACTCCAACGACTCTCCCCGTATTTACTCTTTTCTTTATCTCATTTTGCACCTGGGGATCAATTTCCCCAATCGCAGAGGTCATTCCTCAATCTACACTTCGTCCTCAGATGGAGAAGGATTCAACGCTCGCAATTCCAGCCCTTCAATCTCTTGCAGCGTCTTCCCAGCGATGCCTTGTAGATCGCCGTACATTCCTACGGCCGCCTGCATGACGCGGTCAATCTGCTCCTCCCGCTTGGCCCATTGCTTGGTGATCGCTTTCTTCTCCTTCTGCAAATCCTCGTGCATGGAAGAAAAGGCTTCCACAATAGCTTGGACCCGCTGCCGGAACCGCGGACCGGTCAGGTATTGGTAGACCATTTCCATCTTGGTCTGCTGGCCCTCGGTAGCCTGACGAGCCGTGGCTATCTCGATGAGCGACTGGCGAAGCGCTACCGCGATCGGGATGGCGTATTTGAAGTGGGTCACCCAGATGCCATCGACCTGATCAAATGTCTCGACTCCCTTCGGGAGCGCTTGGGTGGCAATCACGGCAAGTTCTGCCTTGGCCGCGTGCTGGTCGTCGCGGAGCTTCGAGAGCCAACCGTCACTCCAATTCTTGGTTCGTTTGGATTCCCACAGAATCATCCCACAGACCTGGCCGAAGGGACCGATAACGCGCTGCAACACATCGCCCCCGTGTTCACCTTTGGGAACCCGCTCGATCGTGTCCTGAGGAAATTTTTCGGTTAACAGCGCTTCGAGTTCAATTTCTTGAACGTCGCCCTGGGTTTGCTGCGATCCCTGCTCGGCCTTGCGCTTCAACTCCTCAATCTGTTTTTGCATGGAGGAGATGGTTTCCTCTTTCTCCATGACTTTGAGTTTCAACTCATCTTCTGCTTCCTTTTTCGCCTGCTCCCGCGTCGCGGCAAGCCCTGCACGCACGCGCTTCTCAATCGTCAGCTCCACCTCGCGCTTGGCATCGTCCAGTTCGCGCTGCTTCCGGAGAAGGTCAGCCTGGGCTTTTTGCGCCTCGGCCAGTTTCACGTCTCTCTGCCTGAGGACCTCCTCGAGGTCCGCTAATTGCCTTGTCTTTTGTTCCAGATCAGTCGCCGAAGCGAGCTTCGCTTTGCGGGCTTCCTCAGCCGCAATCTTGACGCGCTCCTGGCGCATCTTCTCAGCCACTTGCTGGTCGATTACTTCCTTTTCTTTCGACAGAGCCTCTTCACGCGTTCGGATCGACACTTCGCGCTTGGCGATGTCCGCATCTTTCTGAGCGAGGCGTTGCTCAAAATCCCGGCGGGTCGCCTCGACGAGCGGCGCCGCGAGCGATTCGGTCAGCTTGATCTCGGTCTTACAATTGGGACAAATGATTGTGGGTTCAGTCATAAGGCACTCTCAGGAATAAATTCCAAAATGCAAAATCCAAACAAAAGCTAAATCCAAGGCCCACAGCCCAATCAAGTCTCAGAATCCACAGGGAAATTGGACTGCCCCGATTTTCCTATGGATTTACGGCCGCTTCCACACTTTTTCAATCTTGATCCTCCTTGCAATCACCTCGGGGGACACCTCAAATTTCCTGTAGATTTTTGAAGCCACATATTCGATGACCAAGTCATCGGAGATGTCCGGGTATTGGTCGTAGGTTCTCTTGATATCAGCCCTGCAAGATCCGATTTCCAAAATCAGGGATTCTGGAGGGACAAGCAGCCTTCCTGCAAACTCGTGCGAATGGTATTCCAAAAACCCATACTCGCGATCGGGAATCGATTTCATAATGTTCTTCCACTCATCGATGGAGCCAGGCCGAAATTTATTAACAATGTCCTTATGAAGAACGAGATGGCCCACTTCGTGAGCCAAGGAAAATCTCAGTGGAAAAAGGTTCCGTGGGTTCAAGTATTGGCCCTCATCCACAACAATTGAGGAACAGTCGGCAGTGAGATAGGCATTGGTGTTGCATTTGAGGTATAGGTCGCTCACGGGTCGGATGCCCAATTTCAGCTCAAACTCAATGATGTCTTCAATATCCACGGGAATGCCAGCAGCGGCATACCGCTTTCTGAATTGGTCAGCCTTCTTTTGAATTTCGTATGAATTGAAGAAGGGGGCTTTGAAGAATTTAAGAGTCTTCAATGGCTTTGCCTATTTCTTGAGCAATCGAATCAGTTCGTTCAGTTCCGCTTCCGTAGGCCTTTTTGCACGAAAGGTTCGGAAAAAAACCGGCAATGCATCAACAATTTCCTTATCAGACATCAGGTCATCAGGAACTTTGCCCCGCTCGATAGAGGCGAGATCGAAAAACCGAAACCATTCGCCCCCCCCCTTCTTGACTCCCAGTTGCTTAGCCCAGGCTTCCAACAACTTGCGGTCGCTGGGCGGCGCCAACTCTCCACGCTCCACCTTGCTCCAGTTGCTGGGGTCATGTCCATATTTGAGACAGAACTCACGGAGCTTCATCCTTTTCCGGGCGCGAAGCCCTCGCACAAATTCTCCGAATTTCATCGTCGTCTCCTCGCAAGCATCCCACGCTCTTCCCCTCAAATGATGCACTTTCGTTCGCCGTCGCCATTGTGGTATAAGATATACCACAAGCCGCAGTTGAAATCAACACCCAATGTGGGATCTGTGAATAGGAAATAGGGACTATTCTTCAACCACGCCCTCCAGATTCGCTCTGCCGTGCGTTTATGTCCGGCACGGTAATGTTGTATTTGGGATCAAGCCGCCCCCCTTTGACTAACATGCGCTTCCCCTTGCCGAAATCGACACCCGACAGGTCGAGCCTCTTGACCCAGGGATGTCGACAGCCTTCGGCAAGCACCATGAACAAGCGTTTGACCTTCACCGAGGTACAGTGTGTGACCAGAGACTCGACGACGCGGGGACGTAACGTCGTTAGCCCTTCCATGAGAAGCCTGGCTTCTTCATACGATTGTGCCCTGGGGACCAAGTACAGGACTTCCATGATCGCTCGCTCGCGCGTGGAAAGCTTGAATGAATAGAACCCCGTCTCTCCTTTCGTCAGGCCTTGATTTGGGTCCCCAGCAAACAGGTTTGTGGCTGTGTACCTGACCTTGACATCCCACTGGTATTGCTTGAACCACGTGGGAAGCCTGACGCCGGGAGGTCCGAACCAGGAAACGACGGCATCTTTCCCTAGGGGCAAGTAATGGGCAAGTCCAAGCATTTGCAGTGCCGTTTTCCCTCCTGCGTGAATGGGGAGCCCCATCTGCTCTTGAATGGCATAAAGGGCGCCTGTCCAATCGACCTTATCGCCCAACCGGGCATAGGCCCCCTGACCGATCCGGCGCAGCCACGAATTCTTCTCGTATTCGTGAACCAGTTGCTGGTAGACGCCCTGCTTTTCCAGCCAGGGCGACACTGCGACCGCGCCCGACGGCCATTTTCTGAGAAGCCGGTTTATTTTGCTTCCTTTTTCACTAGTCATACTTGTTAAAATAGCATAATCGTAAACCAATTACAATCACACAGTTTATTAAATATCTAATTTAACAAGTTTAGCTTGTTATAACAGAGATAAAATAAACCATAAACCATTTTCCGGCTAGGGATTACTAATCAAAGGGCTCATGCCAATCTCCATCGGATAGAAAACAATTTCGTTTGGAGAATTCGCTGCTTGAGCTTGCCTTCGATTTGAGCAATAAGCTGCTCGCGGTGGCGATCGATGTCATCCTGTGCGTCAAAGAGGGCGCGGCGCTTGGCGTTTCGTTCGGACTCCAGAGCCTTGACCTGTTTCTGCCCGGCCAGTTTTTCCTCTAACGAAAGGCTGGCGCTGGCCGCTCGTCGTGCTTCCTTGATCTGGCGGTCCAACTCCTTGATCTCTCTTTCAAGCCCCATCTTCAAATCATCGGCCCACCCATCGAGCTTCTCAGCTTCCACCTCAAAAAATGCCGCGTTGCGCCGGGAGATCACCTGCTGGATATCCTCCTGACGACGCCGGAGTAACTTTTCCAACTCGGGAGCCTCACTTCCATTTGGTAGTTCTTTGACCACATGCGCCGGGAGTGCGAACAATCGGCGCGCAGCTTCCTCTTCCAGGGCCTGTCCACTTTCCGTTGCGGCTGCAAACAAGAGGTAATCCTCTGCCTGGTCGAGTGAGTCAACTGTTAAAAGAGAAACGCATAGAGCTCCTGTTTCGCCCACCAAGGGCTCAAAAGCAGTCACTCTGCCCTCATAGTCGCTGTAATTGAAATGGATTTCCACGGGAGGCAAGGAGCGATCCTTGGCACGCTTTAGCACCTGCAAGGCGAGTGGATGGTTGAGGCGGTAAAGATGGGCTTCACCAGACCGGCGAGGAAGTTCATAAAGGCCAAGAGAAAAGTCACCGTTAAACGGAGAAGAGTTCAGGCGAAATGCAGAGTCGTTAAGGAATTCAGCGTGTTCTCCAAGTTCGTGGCGAGTAAGCTCCATCAGCATTTGTTCAAACCGGTTGAGATACAGTCGGGAGCTTTCGTCACTGACCCGCAGTTTCTCCCGCACCTCGTCATCAAAGTTTTCCAACAGTTGCTGGCGGGTGTTCGTCATTGCCTCGTCAATTTGAGCGCTGAGCTCATGCTGGAGCTGGTCGAAGGAAGCGTTGATCTCCTCAGCCGTGCGGCAACGTTGATAGATTTCGACAATACGCCTTTCAAAATCAACACCGGATTCGATGGCTCCCAGCACCTCATCACTGGCGCCAAACACCCCTTCAA is a genomic window containing:
- a CDS encoding AAA family ATPase — its product is MQIPRPRLNKLKVRNFRCIGPSPVEIELDDIVVLVGPNNAGKTSILRAYEVVMEHGSEKGELTTDDFPNGKIEANSPPTIELETVVFEKTAPGARWVRTDPGSNEMFVREMWTWNKAGTPKKVGWDVAENNWHTSEGPWGAPNVAQAYRPQAHYVSAFRKPEEQATEVVDLLSKAIKERVKELSKKKADENGETGPTDYEQLLDSIKQLRLAIADEATKAVADVQQSLAEMIGQVFKGYSVLFDARPEDDIDKALNIYKPDPLLKMGPVGGFYTTLERQGSGTCRTLIWAALRILSERADGRTGSGTDRPHLLLMDEPEICLHPDAIREACRVLYDLPKTKNWQVMITTHSPVFIDLSRDNTSIVRVELLSNGTVQGTTIYRPKKAKLDEDDRIELKLLNLCDPYVAEFFFGGKTVLVEGDTEYTAFRHVIAQDGTTYKDIHVVRARGKACLSALCKILDQFDKGYGILHDADREKVQGKKSKKERANSAWSENEKLLSATEEGRRAGRVRLVASIPNFEEAFLGESVGGNKPYSALARLKSDEEAFRKIASVLDCLIDPQKVVPSGALAWASLGELKAAVEAFDAAGTEAG
- a CDS encoding oxidoreductase — encoded protein: MSDLPPFIEVEDFAGEDFTEKWRVCLEELYRTYLDTVAFGNLRFRGLPVRCQFRPMTFGKHFAFWHMMQEGKIEDDRHIDLQRCRRVRWISWVIQNSENEPRIRVFEQAPRNRERSYVLWLDEEDYAVILWRRNDYYLLKTAFLLKEHKKKEFARDWEKYKSGQNG
- a CDS encoding DUF3800 domain-containing protein; translated protein: MSQIFNIYCDESCHLEHDRQPIMILGAVWSPQVKTREIATRLHEIKMRHNLSPTFELKWGKVSKGKENYYQEVLDYFFENPDLHFRALVADKTRLRHEAFGQDHDTWYYKMYFVLLQVLFSPEGRYRIYLDQKDTRGGQKVEKLHEVLCHNVYDFDLEIIERVQIVASHEVEQVQLCDFLSGIVGYAVRELKGNSAKLALVQRMRKRSGYSLTRSTLLTESKANIFRWQPDEVIG
- a CDS encoding DUF2130 domain-containing protein, whose product is MTEPTIICPNCKTEIKLTESLAAPLVEATRRDFEQRLAQKDADIAKREVSIRTREEALSKEKEVIDQQVAEKMRQERVKIAAEEARKAKLASATDLEQKTRQLADLEEVLRQRDVKLAEAQKAQADLLRKQRELDDAKREVELTIEKRVRAGLAATREQAKKEAEDELKLKVMEKEETISSMQKQIEELKRKAEQGSQQTQGDVQEIELEALLTEKFPQDTIERVPKGEHGGDVLQRVIGPFGQVCGMILWESKRTKNWSDGWLSKLRDDQHAAKAELAVIATQALPKGVETFDQVDGIWVTHFKYAIPIAVALRQSLIEIATARQATEGQQTKMEMVYQYLTGPRFRQRVQAIVEAFSSMHEDLQKEKKAITKQWAKREEQIDRVMQAAVGMYGDLQGIAGKTLQEIEGLELRALNPSPSEDEV
- a CDS encoding ImmA/IrrE family metallo-endopeptidase, producing MKTLKFFKAPFFNSYEIQKKADQFRKRYAAAGIPVDIEDIIEFELKLGIRPVSDLYLKCNTNAYLTADCSSIVVDEGQYLNPRNLFPLRFSLAHEVGHLVLHKDIVNKFRPGSIDEWKNIMKSIPDREYGFLEYHSHEFAGRLLVPPESLILEIGSCRADIKRTYDQYPDISDDLVIEYVASKIYRKFEVSPEVIARRIKIEKVWKRP
- a CDS encoding transcriptional regulator, coding for MKFGEFVRGLRARKRMKLREFCLKYGHDPSNWSKVERGELAPPSDRKLLEAWAKQLGVKKGGGEWFRFFDLASIERGKVPDDLMSDKEIVDALPVFFRTFRAKRPTEAELNELIRLLKK
- a CDS encoding type IV toxin-antitoxin system AbiEi family antitoxin; translation: MTSEKGSKINRLLRKWPSGAVAVSPWLEKQGVYQQLVHEYEKNSWLRRIGQGAYARLGDKVDWTGALYAIQEQMGLPIHAGGKTALQMLGLAHYLPLGKDAVVSWFGPPGVRLPTWFKQYQWDVKVRYTATNLFAGDPNQGLTKGETGFYSFKLSTRERAIMEVLYLVPRAQSYEEARLLMEGLTTLRPRVVESLVTHCTSVKVKRLFMVLAEGCRHPWVKRLDLSGVDFGKGKRMLVKGGRLDPKYNITVPDINARQSESGGRG